A region of Diospyros lotus cultivar Yz01 chromosome 3, ASM1463336v1, whole genome shotgun sequence DNA encodes the following proteins:
- the LOC127798506 gene encoding structural maintenance of chromosomes protein 2-1-like: protein MHIKEICLEGFKSYATRTVVSGFDPYFNAITGLNGSGKSNILDSICFVLGITNLQQVRASNLQELVYKQGQAGITKATVSIVFDNSDRSRSPLGYEDCPEFTVTRQIVVGGRNKYLINGHLAQPSRVQNLFHSVQLNVNNPHFLIMQGRITKVLNMKPPEILSMLEEAAGTRMYETKKEAALKTLEKKQSKVDEIDKLLDQEILPALEKLRKERMQYMQWANGNAELDRLNRFCVAYAYVQAEKIRDTAIHSVQEIKGKISEIDDNTERMCTEAKEMETKVSKLTAEKEASMGGEVKILSEKVDALSHDLVKESSVLKNQEESLNTEKENAEKIARSIEELKHSVEEKAHAVKNAEDGAADLKNRVEELHKNLEEDEKDYQGVLAGKSSGNEDKCLEDQLGDAKVAVGNAETELKQLKTKINHAEKELKEKTQQLLSKREEAVAVEHEFNVRRKEVETIKLALESLAYEEGQMEALQKDHAAELEMVQKLKEETRILSAQLANVDFTYRDPVSNFDRSRVKGVVAKLIKVKDGSAMTALEVTAGGKLFNIVVDTENTGKQLLQNGNLRRRVTIIPLNKIQSHPIAPRLQNAAARLVGKGNAEVALTLIGYDQELKSAMEYVFGSTFVCKNVDAAREVAFNREIGTPSVTLEGDIFQPSGLLTGGSRKGGGDLLKQLHALAEAESELSIHHKKLSEIEAKISKLLPVQKKFGDLKGQLELKSYDLSLFQSRAEQNEHHKLSELVKRIEQELLEAKAAAHEKQHLYEKCVTAVSLLEESIHDHANNRGKRLKDLEKKIKTIKAQLQSASKELKGHENEKERLLMEMEAVKQECAALEVQLVSVQTHINSLTSEVDGHRTKIASIRNAHDQAESELDLFRSKIKECDTKISCIIVEQQVLQRKITETNIERKKMENEVKRVELEQKDCSSKVEKLIEKHAWIASEKHLFGCSGTDYDFESCDPRKSREDFEKLQAEQSSLEKRVNKKVTAMFEKAEDEYNDLISKKNIIENDKSKIKMVIEELDEKKKETLKVTWTKVNNDFGSIFSTLLPGTMAKLEPHEGSSFLDGLEVRVAFGGVWKQSLSELSGGQRSLLALSLILALLLFKPAPLYILDEVDAALDLSHTQNIGRMIKTHFPHSQFIVVSLKEGMFNNANVLFRTKFVDGVSTVQRTVASKSTK, encoded by the exons ATGCACATCAAAGAAATATGCTTGGAGGGCTTCAAGTCTTACGCGACGAGGACGGTGGTGTCCGGCTTCGATCCTTACTTCAACGCCATCACCGGCCTTAACGGCTCCGGCAAATCCAACATCCTCGATTCCATTTGCTTCGTTTTGGGCATCACGAACTTGCAGCAGGTTCGGGCCTCGAACCTTCAGGAGCTTGTCTATAAGCAAGGCCAAGCCGGGATTACCAAGGCCACTGTCTCGATTGTGTTTGACAATTCGGATAGAAGTCGAAGTCCTCTTGGGTACGAGGACTGCCCTGAATTCACGGTGACCCGTCAG ATTGTGGTTGGTGGAAGGAACAAATACTTAATAAATGGGCATCTTGCGCAGCCTAGTCGAGTTCAGAATCTTTTCCATTCTGTGCAGCTTAATGTCAATAACCCACATTTTCTCATAATGCAAGGTCGCATTACCAAGGTCCTTAATATGAAACCCCCTGAAATCTTATCCATGCTTGAAGAGGCTGCTGGGACAAGAATGTatgaaacaaagaaagaagCTGCTTTAAAAACGCTTGAGAAAAAACAGAGCAAGGTGGATGAGATCGATAAACTTCTTGACCAGGAAATTCTTCCAGCTTTGGAGAAGTTGAGGAAGGAGCGGATGCAATACATGCAATGGGCTAATGGAAATGCAGAACTGGATCGACTGAATAGATTTTGTGTTGCTTATGCATATGTTCAGGCAGAGAAGATTAGGGACACTGCAATTCACAGTGTACAGGAAATAAAGGGCAAGATATCTGAGATTGATGATAACACAGAAAGGATGTGCACAGAAGCAAAGGAGATGGAAACTAAAGTCTCAAAATTGACAGCTGAAAAAGAAGCAAGCATGGGTGGtgaagtaaaaattttatcagaaAAAGTAGATGCTCTTTCTCATGATCTTGTGAAGGAATCTTCTGTACTGAAAAATCAAGAGGAAAGTTTGAACACTGAGAAAGAAAATGCTGAAAAG ATTGCAAGAAGCATTGAAGAATTAAAGCATTCTGTAGAAGAGAAGGCCCATGCAGTAAAAAATGCCGAAGATGGTGCAGCTGACTTGAAAAACAGAGTTGAAGAACTTCAtaagaatttagaagaagatgaaaaggaTTATCAG GGTGTCCTAGCTGGAAAGAGCAGCGGAAATGAGGATAAATGTCTTGAAGATCAACTAGGTGATGCCAAAGTTGCAGTTGGAAATGCTGAAACAGAATTGAAAcaactgaaaacaaaaattaaccaTGCTGAGAAAGAGCTGAAAGAGAAGACACAACAGTTATTATCAAAGCGTGAAGAAGCTGTTGCTGTAGAACATGAGTTCAATGTGAGGAGAAAAGAAGTAGAAACTATTAAATTGGCTTTGGAATCTCTTGCATATGAAGAGGGGCAAATGGAAGCTTTACAAAAG GATCATGCAGCTGAGCTAGAGATGGTGCAGAAATTAAAAGAGGAAACTCGAATTCTCTCAGCACAATTGGCAAATGTGGATTTCACATACCGTGATCCTGTGAGCAATTTTGATAGGTCAAGGGTGAAAGGTGTTGTTGCTAAACTTATTAAAGTGAAGGATGGCTCTGCTATGACTGCCCTAGAG GTTACTGCAGGTGGAAAGTTGTTTAATATTGTAGTCGACACAGAAAATACTGGAAAACAACTGCTTCAAAATGGGAATCTCCGAAGAAGAGTTACAATTATACCTCTGAACAAAATTCAATCCCATCCTATTGCTCCTAGATTGCAAAATGCTGCTGCTAGATTG GTCGGCAAGGGAAATGCAGAAGTTGCACTCACTTTGATTGGATATGACCAGGAACTGAAG agtgctatggaATATGTATTTGGTTCAACCTTTGTTTGCAAAAATGTTGACGCAGCAAGAGAG GTTGCTTTTAATAGGGAAATTGGCACCCCAAGTGTGACTCTTGAGGGTGATATATTTCAGCCGAGTGGACTCCTGACTGGTGGAAGTCGCAA GGGTGGTGGTGATCTGTTAAAGCAACTTCATGCTTTGGCAGAGGCTGAATCTGAACTGTCTATTCATCACAAGAAGTTATCTGAAATTGAAGCCAAG ATCTCTAAGCTTCTTCCTGTTCAAAAAAAGTTTGGAGACCTTAAGGGACAGTTGGAGCTGAAGTCTTATGATCTTTCGTTATTCCAAAGTAGAGCTGAGCAGAATGAACATCACAAG CTAAGTGAGCTTGTAAAGAGGATTGAGCAGGAACTTCTAGAAGCAAAAGCTGCTGCCCACGAAAAGCAACATCTGTATGAAAAATGTGTCACTGCAGTGTCATTGCTTGAAGAATCAATCCATGATCATGCTAATAATCGAGGCAAGAGGCTTAAAGATCTAGAGAAAAAGATCAAGACAATAAAAGCTCAATTGCAGTCAGCATCCAAGGAACTCAAG GGTCATGAAAATGAGAAGGAGAGGCTGTTAATGGAAATGGAAGCTGTCAAACAGGAGTGTGCAGCCTTGGAGGTTCAATTAGTTTCTGTGCAGACACATATTAACAGTCTTACTTCAGAAGTAGATGGACATAGAACCAAG ATTGCTTCCATAAGAAATGCTCATGACCAGGCAGAGTCTGAACTTGATCTATTTCGTTCAAAGATCAAGGAGTGTGATACAAAGATTAGTTGCATTATTGTGGAGCAGCAGGTGTTGCAACGAAAAATTACTGAAACTAACAttgagaggaagaaaatggaaaatgag GTAAAACGGGTGGAGCTGGAACAGAAAGATTGCTCCTCAAAGGTTGAAAAACTAATAGAAAAACATGCTTGGATAGCATCTGAGAAACATCTCTTTGGATGTAGTGGGACAGATTATGACTTTGAATCCTGTGATCCTCGTAAATCCAgggaagattttgaaaaattacaagcTGAACAATCAAG CCTTGAGAAGCGAGTTAACAAGAAAGTCACAGCAATGTTTGAGAAAGCAGAAGATGAGTACAATGATTTAATATCCAAGAAGAACATAATCGAG AAtgataaatcaaaaatcaaGATGGTGATTGAAGAGCTCgacgagaaaaagaaagaaacactGAAAGTTACTTGGACTAAGGTTAACAA TGATTTTGGATCCATATTTTCTACCCTATTACCTGGGACAATGGCGAAACTAGAACCTCATGAGGGAAGTAGCTTCTTGGATGGCCTTGAGGTTCGTGTTGCATTCGGGGGTGTTTGGAAACAGTCCTTATCAGAACTTAGTGGTGGACAAAGATCTTTACTTGCACTTTCTCTCATCCTGGCATTGCTTCTCTTCAAACCAGCTCCACTTTATATACTGGATGAG GTTGATGCAGCTCTTGATCTAAGCCACACACAGAACATTGGAAGAATGATCAAAACCCACTTTCCACATTCACAG TTTATTGTGGTTTCTTTGAAAGAAGGCATGTTCAATAATGCTAATGTTCTTTTCCGGACCAAGTTTGTGGATGGTGTTTCAACCGTGCAGAGAACAGTGGCATCTAAGTCAACTAAGTGA
- the LOC127798003 gene encoding probable aquaporin TIP5-1, with protein sequence MNRLSDKFDALSSSSYSAMASLTSRLEHAVKPDALRAYLAEFISTFLFVFAAVGAAMASRKMMPDAVADPSSLVALAMANAFALTVAVHVAANISGGHVNPAVTFGMAVGGHISIPMAIFYWISQLLGSVMACLLLKFTTVSQHVPTHGIPQEMTGFGASILEGVMTFGLVYTVYAAGDPRRGPFGCIGPLAIGFVVGANVLASGPFTGGSMNPAYSFGSALVSGHFKNQAVYWIGPLIGASLAGVLYDNVVFPAQVPGIADGPIGV encoded by the exons ATGAACAGATTATCCGATAAGTTCGACGcactgtcttcttcttcttactcggCAATGGCGTCGCTGACTTCTCGACTAGAGCACGCGGTTAAGCCCGACGCTCTCCGAGCCTACCTCGCCGAGTTCATCTCCACTTTCCTCTTCGTGTTCGCCGCCGTCGGCGCAGCCATGGCTTCAA GGAAGATGATGCCGGATGCGGTAGCAGATCCATCGAGTCTGGTCGCTCTTGCAATGGCAAACGCCTTCGCGTTGACCGTGGCGGTTCACGTCGCCGCCAACATTTCCGGCGGCCATGTGAACCCGGCGGTGACGTTTGGGATGGCGGTTGGAGGTCACATTAGCATCCCCATGGCTATCTTCTACTGGATTTCGCAGTTGCTTGGCTCTGTCATGGCTTGCCTTCTCTTGAAATTCACCACCGTCTCACAG CATGTTCCCACCCACGGTATCCCTCAAGAAATGACTGGGTTTGGAGCGTCCATCTTGGAAGGGGTCATGACTTTCGGGTTGGTCTACACTGTCTACGCGGCCGGGGACCCGAGACGCGGCCCATTTGGATGCATCGGGCCGTTGGCAATCGGGTTCGTTGTAGGAGCAAATGTACTGGCATCTGGGCCATTCACGGGTGGGTCGATGAACCCCGCTTACTCATTCGGGTCTGCTCTTGTTAGCGGGCATTTCAAGAACCAAGCGGTTTATTGGATCGGGCCCTTGATCGGGGCATCTTTGGCGGGTGTGCTATATGATAATGTTGTTTTTCCTGCCCAAGTACCCGGAATTGCGGATGGACCAATTGGGGTTTAA
- the LOC127797452 gene encoding NADPH-dependent aldo-keto reductase, chloroplastic-like yields MKFNNDQGRLNCGATIPVMGLGTYSSQNDWEETKHAVHMALQMGYRHFDTAKIYGSEPAVGEALREAINAADERIRIEREDIFLTSKLWGSDHTDPVSALHTTLKNLGMEYVDLYLVHWPVSLKPWANYAVPKEEDFERVDMEATWAGMERCLDLGLCRCIGVSNFSPKKLHHLLDFASVPPSVNQVEMHPMFRQRKVREFCRENKIHVSAYSPLGGPGNAWGSTAVVSHPIIQSIALKHKATPPQVALRWGLLKGASMIVKSFNEGRLKENMGALDLRLDDQDLRDIEKMEERKIMRGEVYVNKTTSPYKTLQDLWDDDHI; encoded by the exons atgaagttCAATAACGATCAAGGGAGGTTGAACTGTGGAGCAACCATTCCCGTCATGGGCTTGGGCACTTACTCCTCTCAAAATGACTGGGAGGAAACCAAGCACGCAGTTCATATGGCTCTCCAG ATGGGTTACAGGCATTTTGACACAGCCAAAATTTATGGGTCGGAGCCAGCAGTGGGAGAGGCTTTAAGAGAAGCGATTAATGCTGCTGATGAGAGGATTAGGATTGAGAGAGAAGACATCTTCCTCACTTCCAAACTTTGGGGGAGTGATCACACTGATCCTGTCTCTGCACTCCACACAACTTTAAA gaatttGGGGATGGAATATGTGGACTTGTACCTGGTGCACTGGCCAGTGAGCTTGAAGCCATGGGCGAATTATGCAGTGCCGAAGGAAGAAGACTTTGAAAGAGTGGACATGGAAGCTACTTGGGCTGGCATGGAGAGGTGCTTGGACTTGGGATTGTGCAGGTGCATTGGCGTTAGCAATTTCTCCCCCAAGAAGCTCCACCACCTCTTGGATTTTGCTTCTGTCCCTCCCTCTGTCAATCAA GTAGAAATGCATCCGATGTTTAGGCAAAGAAAGGTGAGAGAGTTCTGTAGGGAGAACAAGATCCACGTCAGTGCATATTCACCTCTTGGTGGGCCCGGGAATGCATGGGGATCGACGGCTGTGGTCAGTCACCCCATCATCCAATCCATTGCCCTCAAACACAAAGCCACCCCTCCTCAG GTTGCATTAAGGTGGGGATTATTAAAGGGGGCAAGTATGATAGTGAAGAGCTTCAACGAAGGGAGGCTGAAGGAGAACATGGGAGCCCTTGATCTAAGATTGGACGATCAGGATTTACGTGACATTGAGAAGATGGAGGAGAGAAAGATCATGAGAGGCGAGGTCTACGTTAACAAAACCACAAGCCCCTACAAGACCCTTCAAGATCTATGGGATGATGATCACATTTGA
- the LOC127797776 gene encoding conserved oligomeric Golgi complex subunit 7, whose amino-acid sequence MMVDLTSFSDEKFDAKKWINAACQARHPQEPVEKHLVDVEMKLQMLSEEIAASLEEQSASALLRVPRATRDVLRLREDALSLRHSVAGILQKLKKAEGSSAESVATLAKVDTVKRRMEAAYETLQDAAGLTQLSATVEDVFASGDLQRAAETLANMRHCLSAVGEVAEFANIRKQLEVLEDRLDTMVQPRLTDALSNRKVDVAQDLKGTLIRIGRFKSLEQQYAKVHLKPIKQLWEDFESRQRAMKLVSEKNELERISSSQDIQSSLPAVSFSSWLPSFYDELLLYLEQEWKWCMIAFPDDYRTLVPKLLIDTMATVGSSFVARTNLATGEVVPETKALAKGLLDIISGDMPKGIKVQTKHIEALIELHNVTGSFARNIQHLFSESDLQVLLDTLKAIYFPYESFKQKYGQMERLILSAEIAGVDLRGAVARGVGAQGIELSETVRRMEESIPQVIILLEASVERCISFTGGSEADELILALDDVVLQYISILQETLKSLRAICIVDIAGDGVGSKKEIGLDKKEGVHISRKTDLISNEEEWSIVQGALQILTVADCLTSRSSVFEASLRATLARLSTSLSFSVFGSMLDLKNHAHVSIDDRSGELSSGGRAALDVAALRLLDIPEKARKLFNLLEQSKDPRFHALPVASQRVTAFTDAVNELVYDVLISKVRQRLSDVSRLPIWSSVEEPSAFPLPSFSAYPQSYVTSVGEYLLTLPQQLEPLAEGISNNDANADDAQFFATEWMFKVAEGATALYMEQLRGIQYITDRGAQQLSADIEYLSNVLSALSMSIPPVLATFHACLSTPRDQLKDLIKSDSGIQLDLPTANLVCKMRRVSLDQ is encoded by the exons ATGATGGTGGATCTGACCTCGTTCTCCGATGAGAAGTTCGATGCCAAGAAATGGATCAACGCGGCGTGCCAGGCGCGGCACCCGCAAGAGCCGGTGGAGAAGCACCTCGTGGATGTGGAGATGAAGCTGCAGATGTTGTCCGAGGAGATCGCCGCCTCCCTCGAGGAGCAGAGCGCCTCCGCCCTCCTCCGCGTGCCCCGCGCCACTCGCGACGTCCTCCGCCTTCGCGAGGACGCCCTCTCCCTCCGCCATTCAGTCGCCGGTATCCTCCAAAAACTCAAGAAG GCAGAGGGATCCTCAGCGGAATCTGTAGCCACCCTAGCCAAAGTTGATACAGTCAAAAGGAGGATGGAAGCTGCATACGAAACATTGCAG GACGCCGCTGGGTTAACTCAATTAAGTGCAACTGTTGAAGATGTGTTTGCTAGTGGTGATCTTCAACGTGCTGCTGAAACCTTGGCTAACATGAGGCATTGTTTGTCTGCTGTTGGTGAG GTTGCCGAATTTGCAAATATTAGGAAGCAGCTCGAAGTTTTAGAGGACAGATTAGATACAATGGTTCAGCCACGTTTGACAGATGCTTTATCCAACCGCAAG GTCGATGTTGCTCAAGATTTGAAGGGAACTCTTATTCGAATTGGGAGGTTCAAGTCTTTAGAGCAGCAATACGCTAAAGTTCATTTAAAGCCTATAAAACAGCTTTGGGAAGATTTTGAATCAAGACAGCGAGCTATGAAGCTTGTAAGTGAGAAAAATGAACTTGAAAGGATATCCAGTAGTCAAGATATTCAGTCAAGCTTGCCTGCAGTTTCATTCTCCAGTTGGTTGCCCAGTTTCTATGACGAATTGCTGCTTTATTTAGAACAAGAATGGAAGTG GTGCATGATTGCTTTTCCAGATGATTATAGGACTCTTGTCCCAAAGCTTCTAATTGACACAATGGCAACAGTGGGTTCAAGTTTTGTAGCCCGTACCAACCTAGCAACGGGAGAAGTTGTTCCTGAAACAAAAGCATTGGCTAAAG GTCTGCTAGATATCATTTCTGGTGATATGCCAAAGGGCATTAAAGTTCAGACCAAACATATTGAGGCACTGATTGAACTACACAATGTGACGGGGTCTTTTGCTAGAAATATTCAACACCTGTTTTCAGAATCTGATCTCCAGGTTTTATTGGACACACTGAAGGCAATATATTTCCCTTATGAATCATTCAAACAGAA GTATGGACAGATGGAACGTCTTATCCTCTCTGCTGAGATTGCAGGAGTAGATCTTAGGGGAGCTGTTGCTCGTGGAGTTGGGGCCCAGGGAATTGAACTTAGTGAGACAGTACGAAGAATGGAAGAATCCATTCCACAAGTCATTATTCTTCTTGAAGCCTCTGTGGAGAGATGCATCAGCTTTACTGGTGGGTCTGAGGCAGATGAGCTAATTCTTGCCCTTGATGATGTTGTGTTACAGTATATTTCCATCCTGCAAGAAACCTTGAAATCATTGAGAGCCATATGTATAGTGGATATTGCGGGTGATGGTGTTGGTTCAAAGAAGGAAATTGGACTGGACAAAAAGGAAGGAGTTCATATTTCTCGTAAGACTGACTTGATTTCAAATGAGGAGGAATGGTCCATTGTCCAAGGTGCATTGCAGATCCTCACTGTGGCAGATTGTTTAACAAGCAGATCCTCAGTCTTTGAGGCTTCCTTGAGAGCTACTCTTGCTAGACTTAGCACAAGCCTCTCATTTTCAGTATTTGGTTCTATGCTGGACCTAAAAAACCATGCCCATGTGTCCATTGATGATAGAAGTGGCGAGTTATCTTCAGGTGGGAGGGCGGCCTTGGATGTGGCAGCTTTAAGGCTTCTTGACATTCCTGAGAAGGCTCGGAAACTCTTCAACCTTTTAGAGCAG TCAAAAGACCCCCGGTTCCATGCCCTTCCAGTTGCATCGCAACGAGTCACAGCATTTACAGATGCAGTGAATGAACTTGTTTATGATGTTCTCATATCGAAAGTACGGCAACGACTTAGTGATGTGTCTCGTCTGCCAATCTGGTCGTCTGTTGAGGAACCAAGTGCTTTCCCTCTTCCAAGCTTTAGTGCATACCCCCAGTCCTATGTGACTAGTGTTGGTGAATATCTTCTCACTCTACCCCAACAACTGGAACCACTCGCTGAGGGCATTTCTAATAATGATGCCAACGCTGATGATGCTCAGTTCTTCGCAACTGAATGGATGTTCAAG GTTGCAGAAGGTGCAACAGCCCTTTACATGGAGCAGCTGCGGGGGATTCAGTACATAACTGACCGCGGTGCTCAGCAACTTTCTGCTGATATCGAGTACTTGAGCAATGTGCTTTCAGCGCTTTCAATGTCAATCCCTCCAGTTTTAGCCACTTTCCATGCATGCCTTTCAACCCCAAGAGATCAATTGAAAGACCTCATCAAGTCAGACTCGGGAATTCAGCTCGACCTTCCAACCGCCAACCTTGTTTGTAAGATGCGACGCGTTAGTTTAGATCAGTAA